One Fulvia fulva chromosome 8, complete sequence DNA window includes the following coding sequences:
- a CDS encoding O-methyltransferase CTB2, translating to MVAGRVEADEFFELLGTLNTSALEWRNFIAKNQGQRTVSLKQPAPTVPLTPENAPFHESKSTLLEAANQLIRLVRGPREALLALSFEHCATTSLQVALKYKFAAHIPLHGTTTYAKIAQDVGQGVSTALVERIVQHCASFGLFDAIPGGYVGHNDVSALLVTDPDIEAWMYLNATIAFPAGANVPKAIEQYGYSMEANESAYGISIGRKISQFSHFREPDNLKNHEMFARAMRGIAKGGAYDIGHVIDGGYPWHLLQEGNGHLVVDVGGGPGHVIMGLAKKYPELRFEVQDLPETVEVGAQACEESLRPRIAFRAHDFMTPQPKHKVDQEGIVYFCRFILHDWSDKYAREIVQQLAYGLRENDRIILNDVVVPEPGQELREIERRMHDRDLLMLMNLNGRERTISAFQEICQSVTPKLTVANVCRPKQGELSLIEITLDGAQATVNGRGATHVNGNGVAHVNGNGVNGHTNGYTNGHTNGVNGVH from the exons ATGGTTGCGGGACGCGTTGAAGCCGATGAGTTCTTTGAGCTTCTCGGCACTCTCAACACTTCGGCGCTCGAATGGCGCAACTTCATCGCCAAGAACCAAGGCCAACGCACTGTCTCGCTGAAGCAACCAGCACCTACAGTACCGCTTACTCCAGAGAACGCTCCCTTCCACGAATCCAAGAGCACGCTTCTTGAGGCTGCCAACCAGCTGATCCGGCTGGTCCGTGGACCTCGCGAAGCTCTCCTTGCTCTATCGTTCGAGCACTGCGCAACCACCTCTTTGCAAGTGGCGCTCAAGTACAAGTTCGCTGCTCACATTCCTCTCCACGGCACCACGACATATGCGAAGATCGCCCAAGATGTCGGTCAGGGCGTGAGCACGGCTCTCGTTGAGCGCATCGTTCAACACTGTGCCTCATTCGGACTCTTCGACGCCATCCCGGGAGGCTATGTTGGCCACAACGATGTTTCGGCCCTTCTTGTCACAGACCCTGACATCGAGGCCTGGATGTACCTGAACGCTACCATCGCATTCCCAGCTGGTGCCAACGTGCCTAAAGCAATTGAACAATATGGGTACAGCATGGAGGCAAACGAGTCCGCTTACGGCATCTCAATCGGTCGCAAGATCTCACAGTTCTCTCACTTCCGTGAGCCTGACAACCTTAAGAACCACGAAATGTTTGCTCGTGCCATGCGTGGTATTGCAAAGGGTGGTGCCTACGATATCGGTCACGTCATTGACGGCGGCTACCCTTGGCACTTGCTGCAAGAAGGCAATGGCCACTTGGTTGTCGATGTCGGCGGTGGTCCAGGCCATGTCATCATGGGTCTCGCGAAGAAGTACCCTGAGCTTCGATTTGAGGTTCAGGATTTACCAGAGACCGTCGAGGTCGGTGCTCAGGCATGCGAGGAGTCACTGCGACCGCGTATTGCCTTCCGTGCTCACGACTTCATGACACCACAGCCAAAGCACAAGGTCGACCAGGAAGGCATTGTCTACTTCTGCCGCTTCATTCTCCACGACTGGAGCGACAAGTACGCCCGCGAGATCGTCCAACAGTTGGCGTACGGACTTCGCGAGAACGACCGAATCATCCTGAACGACGTCGTCGTCCCTGAGCCAGGTCAGGAGCTACGAGAGATTGAGAGGAGAATGCA CGATCGCGATCTCCTCATGCTGATGAACCTCAACGGCCGTGAACGAACAATCAGTGCATTCCAGGAGATCTGCCAATCTGTCACGCCCAAGTTGACAGTAGCGAACGTCTGCCGTCCTAAGCAGGGCGAGCTGTCCCTCATCGAGATCACCTTGGACGGCGCTCAGGCAACAGTCAATGGACGTGGTGCCACTCACGTGAATGGAAATGGTGTTGCACATGTCAATGGAAACGGTGTCAATGGTCACACCAATGGCTACACCAATGGCCACACAAATGGGGTTAACGGGGTTCACTGA
- a CDS encoding Dual O-methyltransferase/FAD-dependent monooxygenase CTB3 — protein MEYAKSLKASLEDVIANSTSLLRFLQDSPQSAHPSGCGPADPFAQAPSDVNIARQKLCEGATKLVQLSTSSEEYLDHLANNYQELTCVRWLVDLNVLQHLPEQGSISYSALAARAGVPEKQLKSVARMAVINGFLQENSPDQVGHGRASSLLVRDDNFMSWARWMVNYSIPVALKLADATRKWGDTDAKDQTAYQVAMNTTEPFFDSLRKSPELTSLFSGYMRNVTASWPWSLQHAVDGFDWAALPHGSTVVDVGGSHGQLAVSVARKVPHLKFIIQGLPETVLTAKKSFDNDTSIEASVRSRISFMPHDFFTEQPVLDAQAAVQKTPSAQVVLMDTVLPPPGSISALQERQLRVRDLMMMSVFNAKERELEDWNNLAERSGMQVTALHQPRDSVMALLTTRLASSTTDSHVDPVQIRADSPLNDTVMGGDKPVIIAGAGISGLCLAQGLKKANIPFLVFERDAAVDSRPQGYRLKLEAGGAQALFDCLPADIYREFETSCAVTAVGETDFSPFTGDMIKSRRGGGLSGQLGLNPNYTVDRRAFRKALMKGIEDRITFGKELRSYVADTDKQTVTARFKDGSIVEGRFLVGTDGLSSVVRRQQMPTHTLVDTEAVCVYGKTPLTPEFVATFPSAGLRWMTVVSDSAPMLQSCPIGEAPVTVLVEPIRFSPESRAHNPDLPADYLYWAFIGSKQRFGVTTNNTTDSVSCTLSLTEEWHPSIRCLFEQQDQSQATTIQVASSVPEIPAWESHSLVTLLGDAVHPMSPCGGVGANTALCDAVDLAKVLATILKAGETTAVKEIAQFESDMRTRAFRSTLRSEIGSKKMFGMKDLVKCDVLSSQSS, from the exons ATGGAGTACGCGAAGTCTCTCAAGGCTTCTCTGGAGGATGTCATCGCCAACTCGACGAGTCTCCTACGCTTTCTCCAAGACTCGCCCCAGAGTGCTCACCCTTCAGGATGTGGTCCGGCCGACCCATTCGCACAAGCGCCATCAGATGTCAACATCGCACGGCAGAAACTCTGTGAAGGCGCGACCAAGCTTGTGCAGCTGTCTACGAGTTCAGAGGAATACTTGGACCATCTCGCAAATAAC TATCAAGAATTGACCTGCGTGAGATGGCTTGTAGACCTCAACGTCCTGCAGCACCTTCCGGAACAGGGCTCCATCAGCTATTCAGCGTTGGCTGCTCGTGCTGGTGTGCCTGAAAAGCAGCTCAAGAGCGTGGCTCGCATGGCGGTGATCAACGGCTTCTTGCAGGAGAACTCGCCAGACCAGGTCGGCCATGGCCGTGCCTCGAGCTTGCTGGTCCGGGATGACAACTTCATGAGCTGGGCACGCTGGATGGTCAACTATTCCATTCCGGTGGCACTCAAATTGGCAGACGCCACTCGCAAATGGGGTGACACGGACGCCAAAGATCAGACGGCGTATCAGGTGGCCATGAACACAACCGAACCATTCTTTGACAGCCTTCGCAAATCGCCTGAACTCACTTCGCTATTTTCTGGATACATGCGAAACGTCACCGCTTCCTGGCCCTGGAGTCTTCAGCACGCTGTGGATGGCTTTGACTGGGCCGCACTTCCTCACGGCAGCACAGTAGTCGATGTCGGCGGATCCCATGGTCAGCTCGCTGTATCGGTGGCGCGCAAGGTGCCTCATCTCAAATTCATCATCCAAGGTCTTCCGGAGACGGTCCTCACAGCAAAGAAATCCTTCGACAACGACACCAGCATTGAGGCATCCGTCAGATCTCGTATCAGCTTCATGCCGCATGACTTTTTCACCGAACAACCAGTGTTAGATGCTCAG GCGGCCGTCCAAAAGACTCCCTCTGCACAGGTCGTCTTGATGGACACTGTGCTACCGCCACCAGGCTCGATCTCCGCGTTGCAGGAGCGACAGCTTAGAGTCAGAGACTTGATGATGATGAGTGTCTTCAACGCGAAGGAACGGGAATTGGAGGACTGGAACAATCTGGCCGAGCGTTCAGGCATGCAAGTTACCGCTCTACACCAGCCCCGTGACAGTGTCATGGCTCTGCTCACCACTAGGCTAGCCTCCTCGACCACTGATTCACATGTTGACCCAGTCCAGATCCGTGCAGACAGCCCTCTCAATGACACTGTCATGGGCGGAGACAAGCCTGTCATCATTGCCGGCGCGGGTATTAGTGGCTTGTGTCTTGCCCAAGGTCTGAAGAAGGCAAACATTCCGTTCCTCGTCTTCGAGAGGGATGCAGCAGTGGACTCACGGCCACAGGGCTATCGCTTGAAGCTCGAAGCCGGCGGCGCACAAGCTCTCTTTGACTGTCTTCCTGCCGATATCTACCGAGAATTCGAGACCAGCTGTGCCGTTACTGCTGTAGGTGAGACCGATTTCAGCCCGTTCACCGGCGATATGATCAAAAGTCGCAGAGGTGGTGGCCTGTCCGGACAGCTCGGCCTGAACCCCAACTACACTGTTGATCGTCGAGCTTTTCGTAAAGCACTGATGAAAGGCATCGAGGATCGCATCACCTTCGGCAAGGAACTGCGATCATACGTTGCCGACACCGACAAGCAGACTGTCACAGCTCGCTTCAAGGACGGGTCCATCGTCGAAGGTCGTTTTCTAGTGGGCACAGATGGCTTGAGCTCTGTCGTACGTCGTCAACAGATGCCCACGCACACTCTTGTGGACACCGAGGCAGTATGCGTCTATGGCAAGACGCCACTGACACCAGAGTTCGTGGCCACATTCCCATCGGCGGGCCTTCGGTGGATGACAGTAGTCTCTGACTCCGCTCCAATGCTGCAGTCATGCCCCATCGGCGAGGCACCAGTGACAGTGCTCGTCGAACCTATCCGCTTCAGCCCCGAGAGCCGAGCACACAACCCGGACCTCCCTGCCGACTACCTTTACTGGGCCTTCATAGGATCCAAGCAGCGATTCGGCGTCACTACCAACAACACCACTGACTCCGTCTCCTGCACACTCTCCCTGACCGAGGAGTGGCACCCTTCTATCCGATGCCTCTTCGAGCAACAAGACCAATCCCAAGCCACCACAATCCAAGTCGCTTCCTCAGTACCCGAGATCCCAGCCTGGGAGTCGCACTCACTCGTTACCTTGCTCGGAGACGCCGTGCACCCAATGTCTCCATGCGGCGGCGTGGGCGCTAACACCGCGCTTTGCGACGCTGTGGATCTTGCAAAGGTTCTGGCTACTATTTTGAAGGCAGGCGAGACCACAGCTGTCAAGGAGATTGCACAGTTTGAGAGTGATATGAGGACGCGTGCTTTCAGGAGTACTCTCAGAAGTGAGATTGGCAGCAAGAAGATGTTTGGGATGAAGGATTTGGTTAAGTGTGATGTCTTGAGCAGTCAGTCTTCTTAG
- a CDS encoding Non-reducing polyketide synthase CTB1, giving the protein PHERGTNHSPWATMTGNHALQVYVFGDQIFNVADLLQSLIQENEDTVVSDFIGRASNTLKYEVAQLSPEQQAACPRFGRLADLVPHYKNGTLNPALVQALVCTAHLGSFVRDHSSGGQAFPPPNESCVAGLCTGALSAPAVSCAWSVASLLPLALRTISVALHLGAIAWEVGARLSPGTEPVIGADGKGAVQKFPSWTAAIAGLSKDEVQEITARFSKDLELPAPAVPYVSAVVGPAHLSVTAPPHVLARFLAAVKSTANASTAPLRISAPYHAAHLYNDHDVAGVVEAGIHRVAIDEIRARIPIISASAPRQEGTYSAQNQKKGGASFSVALCQAAHDCLTRRIGVDKLAARIAAHVSACAAGDVDFCLTAVTGGERLSPTVRSLLSVPRIEDDVRPKRSILPRLPTGAHAPSAQTPIAILAASGRFPHAEDMAEYWGVLARGEDAHELVPPTRWNAAAHVSDDPKLKNGSGSGFGCWLHNAGLVDTTFFNMSPREAPQVEPKQRLALLTAAEALDCAGIVPNRTPSTEKTRVGVYFGSTANDWMETNSAQNIDAYFIPGGNRAFMAGRINYHFKFSGPSYTIDTACSSSFAALHMACNALWKGEIDTAIVGGSNILTNPDMHAGLDKGHFLSRTGPCKTFDDGADGYCRGEAVVTIILKRLPDARVDKDPIEACILGIATNHNAEAESITRPHVGAQKQLFERLLVETGVDANNISYVEMHGTGTQAGDAGETTSVVETLSPLSAQGVSTRPASRPLHIGAAKANIGHGGAAAGVTSLAKVLLMMKNNKIPPHIGIKTKINHKLPDLLPRNTYIAKSLTSWNRPTNGKRRVLLNNFSAAGGNTAMILEDAPLPHIVNDVDPRSHHAVTISAKTPESMLSNLRNMIQWMKAQQSSDQLLSRLSYTTTARRQHHRHRISVIGSQVSQIQIALEDHLARREAGEKSLPVPPKAPSFVFAFTGQGSPYAGMGAELYAHFTPFKADIHRYDKLCTQMELPSIRPLFEQKDAFDQATPTQLQLMHVCLQMALSKLWRSFGAEPTAVVGHSLGEYAALYTAGVLSQADVIHLVGKRAQLMEHHLAPGTHAMLVVKADEAHVLSTLHEELGRECEISCRNGPANVVIGGTTTQMKEAREALERRDVRCQYLDTPFAFHTSQVDPILKHFASLSAGAELKDPSIPVISATYGRVLHSRADFEEGYFVEHCRKSVNMVDALAYAKKEGLLDGNIIGLEIGPAPVVTRMVKEVAGPSMFTFASMQKGQDTWKLMSQSMSQLYMLGVNLDWSRYHDDFPQCQQILELPAYGWNLKNYWIQYVHDWSLRKGEPPLMVTAPALETSALHTVVKNTLSQDGEIVVDADLNREDLHPMVPGHKVYGVPLCTPSVYADIALTIGDYIMQANSLGTQATTAVEVADMTIQSALVANDAGIQQLLRTTVKFDAKSKDAKISFSSVNADGKIIAQHAHCRISFTDIQRRKSALQTQAAHAETQMAALYAQTNQATNTYRFSKAMIYKMVGQLADFDPKYRGLIAITMNNDRLEATGTVSFKGIANEGKWGVNPAYLDALSQLGGFVMNANEGVDLDKELFVNHGWGNMTMFSKLDATKTYHSYVQMKEGGDKLWTGDVYLFDEAISLVGIVAGVALQGVPKRLMSYIVSAANKKVSGVSTVVEPQPPKVQQKRVPATQAAAPVSKPAPAVKTATTGKPATASLTMFAEAMKIVSEEVGVGVESLTDDFDFLEAGLDSLLSLVICSRLRDQLNIELESSDFLTASNVGGLKQILQKFAPAEEKAQPTTIEAPIAQPAPVLVPSNVTTAEAPPQIADAVAQQPANESAWAGAVTILAEESGLAENEIQDHLVLNELGVDSILSLVITSRLRDELEIDLPERALFEDCETVGDLRRQITGSSAESNAGQTTSSGTSTPPSEGSSYPESRHESVSTSISTILDTASEDDFSIVEKGRRSSTKPSAALAPAWSMYLQGSSKRAVETLFLFPDGCGAATSYLSLPTIASSTAVVAFNSPCMKKPEILGEHTLDEVVQSYVAGVRSRQPKGPYKLGGWSAGGILAYAVARALLDAGEEVASMTLIDSPPPNRGLDRLPDRFFDHCTSVGIFGNEMQRSDGTSNIPDWLMPHFKASIELLHDYHAPALPADKIKDMKVTVIWAGDCAFDGVKYAKLPPATTDSDEDTEGMKFLSEKRTDSGPGEWQGLFPGVKINAATIEGEHHFSMMRDQGAQELIRHVRESLA; this is encoded by the exons CCGCATGAACGCGGAACAAACCACTCTCCTTGGGCCACGATGACTGGCAACCACGCACTCCAGGTATATGTCTTTGGCGACCAGATCTTCAACGTTGCAGATCTGCTGCAGAGCCTGATACAGGAGAACGAAGACACGGTCGTCTCAGACTTCATCGGCCGTGCAAGCAACACACTCAAGTACGAGGTCGCACAGCTATCGCCCGAGCAACAAGCAGCCTGTCCGCGTTTCGGTCGTCTGGCCGATCTCGTGCCGCACTACAAGAATGGCACGCTGAATCCCGCCCTGGTGCAGGCTCTGGTGTGTACAGCGCATCTGGGCTCCTTCGTCCGGGACCATTCCAGCGGAGGCCAAGCCTTCCCACCGCCCAACGAGTCATGCGTAGCCGGGCTCTGCACTGGTGCGCTCAGCGCCCCCGCGGTGAGTTGCGCATGGAGTGTGGCCAGTCTGCTGCCACTGGCCCTGCGCACCATCAGCGTGGCGTTACATCTCGGAGCCATTGCATGGGAGGTGGGAGCACGACTCTCGCCCGGCACTGAGCCCGTCATTGGCGCGGATGGCAAGGGCGCGGTGCAGAAGTTCCCGTCGTGGACTGCTGCGATTGCTGGGCTGTCGAAGGACGAAGTGCAGGAAATCACCGCCCGCTTCAGCAAAGACCTGGAGCTGCCCGCACCAGCCGTGCCCTACGTCAGCGCCGTGGTGGGCCCGGCCCACCTTTCCGTCACCGCGCCTCCACACGTCTTGGCGCGCTTCCTCGCCGCCGTCAAGTCAACAGCAAACGCGTCCACCGCACCCCTCCGCATCTCCGCCCCCTACCATGCCGCCCATCTGTACAACGATCACGACGTGGCCGGCGTCGTTGAGGCTGGTATCCACAGGGTCGCTATCGATGAGATCCGTGCCAGGATCCCAATCATCTCTGCCAGTGCGCCGCGACAGGAGGGCACGTACAGTGCTCAGAACCAGAAGAAGGGAGGCGCTTCCTTCTCGGTGGCGCTGTGCCAAGCCGCACATGATTGCTTGACCCGCCGTATCGGAGTGGACAAGCTCGCCGCAAGGATCGCTGCTCATGTGTCCGCGTGTGCAGCTGGTGATGTGGACTTCTGTCTGACGGCTGTCACTGGTGGCGAACGTCTGTCGCCTACAGTTCGATCTCTACTTTCGGTACCTCGAATCGAAGACGATGTCAGGCCCAAGAGAAGCATCCTTCCAAGACTTCCAACGGGCGCCCATGCTCCTTCAGCGCAGACCCCGATCGCCATCCTGGCGGCGTCTGGGAGGTTTCCACATGCTGAAGACATGGCTGAGTACTGGGGCGTTTTGGCTCGCGGTGAGGACGCCCACGAGCTTGTGCCGCCTACACGGTGGAACGCCGCAGCACACGTCAGCGACGACCCGAAGCTGAAGAACGGAAGTGGATCGGGTTTTGGATGCTGGCTGCACAACGCCGGCCTCGTTGATACGACCTTCTTCAACATGAGCCCACGAGAGGCACCACAGGTCGAGCCAAAACAGCGGCTTGCGCTACTCACGGCCGCCGAGGCCCTCGACTGCGCCGGCATTGTGCCCAACAGAACACCATCCACCGAAAAGACTAGGGTGGGTGTGTATTTCGGCTCCACTGCCAACGACTGGATGGAGACCAACAGTGCTCAGAACATTGACGCTTATTTTATTCCTGGCGGCAACCGCGCCTTCATGGCTGGACGCATCAACTATCACTTCAAGTTCAGCGGACCAAGCTACACCATCGACACAGCCTGCAGCTCCTCTTTCGCAGCCTTGCACATGGCTTGTAATGCGTTGTGGAAAGGAGAGATCGACACTGCCATCGTCGGAGGTTCTAACATCTTGACGAACCCCGACATGCACGCAGGCTTGGACAAGGGTCACTTTCTGTCACGAACCGGACCTTGCAAGACATTTGACGATGGCGCAGATGGCTATTGCAGAGGCGAAGCGGTCGTCACAATCATTCTCAAGCGTCTTCCGGATGCAAGAGTTGACAAAGATCCTATCGAAGCCTGTATCCTTGGTATTGCGACCAACCACAACGCGGAGGCAGAGTCCATCACAAGACCGCATGTTGGCGCGCAGAAACAACTATTCGAGCGTCTTCTGGTAGAAACTGGTGTTGACGCAAACAACATCAGCTATGTAGAGATGCACGGCACGGGCACTCAGGCTGGTGATGCCGGCGAGACAACGTCCGTTGTCGAGACTTTGTCTCCCTTGAGCGCTCAAGGCGTGTCTACTCGACCGGCTTCTAGGCCTCTGCATATCGGTGCGGCCAAGGCCAACATCGGCCACGGTGGAGCCGCTGCAGGAGTGACAAGCTTGGCCAAAGTACTGCTGATGATGAAGAACAACAAAATTCCTCCACACATCGGTATCAAGACCAAGATCAACCACAAGCTGCCGGATCTGCTGCCACGCAACACATATATTGCGAAGTCATTGACCTCATGGAACAGGCCCACGAACGGCAAGCGCCGCGTGCTGCTCAACAACTTTTCTGCCGCAGGAGGTAACACGGCAATGATCCTCGAGGACGCTCCGTTGCCGCACATTGTCAACGACGTTGACCCTCGAAGCCATCACGCTGTTACAATCTCAGCCAAGACTCCAGAATCGATGCTCAGCAATCTGCGCAACATGATACAGTGGATGAAGGCACAGCAGTCCAGCGACCAGCTACTCTCGCGACTCTCTTACACCACGACCGCTCGTCGCCAACATCATAGACATCGCATATCCGTTATTGGGTCCCAAGTGTCTCAGATCCAAATTGCACTAGAAGACCATCTTGCTCGTCGCGAGGCGGGTGAGAAGAGCTTGCCAGTGCCACCCAAGGCACCAAGCTTTGTGTTTGCTTTCACAGGACAGGGCTCACCTTATGCTGGTATGGGCGCGGAGCTCTACGCTCACTTCACGCCCTTCAAGGCGGACATTCATCGCTACGATAAGCTATGCACACAGATGGAACTGCCTTCGATCAGACCATTGTTCGAGCAGAAGGATGCTTTTGATCAAGCCACTCCGACACAACTTCAACTGATGCACGTCTGCTTACAGATGGCGTTGTCCAAGCTTTGGCGTTCTTTCGGAGCAGAACCAACAGCGGTCGTTGGTCATAGCTTGGGAGAATATGCAGCGCTCTACACTGCCGGTGTCCTCTCTCAGGCCGACGTTATCCATCTCGTCGGCAAACGGGCCCAGCTCATGGAGCACCACTTGGCACCAGGAACACATGCCATGCTTGTTGTCAAAGCCGACGAAGCGCATGTCCTTTCTACTTTGCACGAAGAACTTGGCCGTGAATGCGAGATCTCATGCCGCAACGGACCTGCGAATGTTGTCATTGGCGGAACCACGACACAGATGAAAGAAGCCCGCGAGGCACTGGAGCGACGGGATGTGCGATGCCAGTACCTGGATACGCCCTTCGCATTCCACACATCGCAAGTGGACCCTATCTTAAAACATTTCGCGAGCTTGTCTGCTGGCGCGGAGCTGAAGGATCCTAGCATACCAGTGATCTCAGCAACGTACGGCAGAGTGCTGCACAGCCGTGCCGACTTCGAGGAAGGATACTTTGTTGAACACTGCCGCAAGTCCGTGAACATGGTCGATGCTCTTGCATACGCCAAGAAGGAAGGTCTTCTCGACGGAAATATCATCGGCCTCGAGATTGGCCCTGCACCTGTGGTCACACGCATGGTCAAGGAAGTCGCCGGTCCATCGATGTTTACATTCGCTTCGATGCAGAAGGGCCAAGATACTTGGAAGCTCATGTCGCAAAGCATGTCACAGCTTTATATGTTgggtgtcaacctcgactGGAGCAGATACCACGATGACTTCCCACAGTGTCAACAAATCCTCGAACTTCCAGCATATGGCTGGAATCTGAAGAACTACTGGATCCAGTACGTACACGACTGGTCTCTGCGAAAGGGAGAGCCTCCTCTCATGGTGACGGCTCCCGCTTTGGAGACTTCAGCTCTTCATACTGTTGTCAAGAACACGCTCTCGCAAGACGGCGAGATAGTCGTGGATGCAGACCTCAACCGCGAAGACCTTCATCCAATGGTACCGGGACACAAGGTGTACGGCGTTCCGCTATGCACTCCGTCCGTATATGCTGATATTGCTCTCACTATTGGCGACTACATCATGCAGGCGAACTCCCTCGGCACCCAGGCTACGACCGCCGTTGAGGTCGCCGACATGACTATCCAGAGCGCCCTGGTAGCGAATGATGCTGGTATCCAGCAACTCCTGCGTACAACCGTCAAGTTCGATGCTAAGAGTAAGGATGCCAAGATCTCCTTCTCCAGCGTCAATGCCGACGGCAAGATCATTGCGCAACACGCCCATTGCCGCATTTCTTTCACGGACATTCAGCGCCGGAAGAGTGCGCTCCAGACCCAAGCTGCTCATGCCGAGACACAAATGGCTGCTCTTTATGCTCAAACTAACCAAGCAACGAACACATACCGATTCAGCAAGGCCATGATCTACAAGATGGTCGGCCAGCTGGCGGACTTCGATCCCAAGTACCGAGGTCTCATCGCCATCACGATGAACAATGACAGGCTGGAGGCTACCGGCACTGTTTCCTTCAAGGGCATCGCTAACGAGGGCAAGTGGGGTGTCAATCCAGCATACCTTGACGCACTGTCACAGCTCGGCGGCTTCGTGATGAACGCGAACGAGGGCGTAGACCTTGACAAAGAACTCTTCGTCAATCACGGATGGGGCAACATGACCATGTTCAGCAAATTGGACGCAACGAAGACTTATCACAGCTATGTGCAGATGAAAGAAGGCGGCGACAAGCTATGGACAGGAGATGTCTATCTTTTCGATGAAGCCATCTCTCTCGTTGGAATAGTGGCCGGCGTTGCT CTACAAGGAGTTCCGAAGCGACTGATGAGCTACATTGTCTCAGCTGCGAACAAGAAGGTCTCCGGGGTCAGCACTGTCGTTGAGCCACAACCGCCCAAGGTCCAGCAGAAGCGTGTCCCTGCCACACAGGCCGCAGCACCGGTTTCGAAGCCAGCACCGGCAGTCAAAACAGCAACGACAGGCAAGCCAGCAACGGCTTCGCTGACTATGTTCGCAGAGGCTATGAAGATCGTGTCTGAAGAAGTCGGCGTAGGAGTCGAATCACTAACCGACGACTTTGACTTCTTGGAGGCTGGCCTGGACTCTCTTCTGTCGCTGGTCATCTGCAGCAGGTTGCGTGATCAACTAAACATCGAGCTCGAGTCGTCCGATTTTCTGACTGCGAGTAACGTGGGTGGCTTGAAGCAGATATTGCAGAAGTTTGCACCTGCAGAGGAGAAGGCGCAGCCGACGACCATCGAGGCTCCAATCGCTCAGCCGGCGCCCGTATTGGTCCCCAGCAATGTCACGACGGCTGAAGCGCCACCTCAGATTGCGGATGCCGTGGCGCAACAGCCTGCAAATGAGTCAGCGTGGGCCGGAGCAGTGACGATCCTGGCGGAAGAAAGTGGTCTGGCCGAGAATGAGATCCAAGATCACCTCGTGCTGAACGAGCTGGGTGTTGATTCTATCCTGTCCCTGGTGATCACTAGCAGGCTTCGCGATGAGCTTGAAATCGACCTACCCGAGCGCGCTCTCTTCGAAGATTGCGAGACTGTGGGAGATCTTCGCCGTCAGATCACCGGCTCCTCAGCAGAGTCCAACGCAGGCCAGACGACTTCCTCGGGAACATCGACACCGCCATCGGAGGGAAGCAGCTACCCTGAATCAAGACATGAGTCTGTGTCGACTTCCATCTCGACGATACTGGACACTGCCAGTGAGGACGACTTCAGCATCGTGGAGAAAGGTCGTCGATCTTCAACAAAACCCTCTGCCGCTTTGGCTCCCGCTTGGTCGATGTATCTTCAAGGATCTTCGAAACGTGCGGTGGAGACCTTGTTCCTCTTCCCTGATGGATGCGGCGCCGCAACGTCCTACCTATCGTTGCCTACCATTGCCAGCAGCACCGCGGTGGTTGCATTCAACTCGCCTTGCATGAA GAAACCTGAAATACTTGGCGAGCATACCCTTGACGAAGTGGTACAGTCCTATGTGGCCGGCGTCCGAAGCCGCCAGCCCAAGGGTCCCTACAAGCTTGGTGGCTGGTCTGCTGGTGGTATCCTAGCATATGCCGTTGCCAGAGCACTCCTTGATGCCGGCGAAGAAGTCGCCAGCATGACTCTTATCGACTCCCCGCCACCGAACCGCGGGCTGGACCGTTTGCCAGATCGTTTCTTCGACCATTGCACTTCAGTGGGCATCTTTGGCAACGAGATGCAACGCTCCGATGGCACGTCCAACATACCAGACTGGCTCATGCCACATTTCAAGGCGTCCATCGAGCTTCTACACGACTACCATGCTCCCGCTCTCCCGGCCGACAAGATCAAGGACATGAAAGTCACGGTCATTTGGGCAGGCGACTGCGCTTTCGACGGCGTCAAGTATGCGAAGCTGCCTCCGGCTACGACAGACTCAGACGAGGACACAGAGGGCATGAAGTTCTTGAGTGAGAAGAGGACAGACTCTGGTCCAGGCGAGTGGCAGGGACTCTTTCCTGGTGTCAAGATCAACGCTGCGACGATTGAGGGAGAGCATCACTTCAGTATGATGCGGGACCAAGGTGCTCAGGAGCTGATCAGGCATGTTAGGGAGAGTTTGGCTTGA